One window from the genome of Acidihalobacter ferrooxydans encodes:
- a CDS encoding L-serine ammonia-lyase: MSLSVFDLFKIGIGPSSSHTVGPMKAALRFASALERAGLLAATTRLRVQLYGSLGHTGRGHGSDRAVLLGLSGETPEAVDPDTVAQRLAAIAEQKTLHLLGRHPVALHPREDLVFHKRQRLPLHPNGMRFEAFDATGGLLLAREFYSVGGGFVLTADEAGEPRIDADETPLPNPFASATALLERCRVRGCSIAVLMRENERVWRSDRKIDQGLIEIWNVMQACAARGIAARGELPGGLHVPRRAPVLHARLAAQSGAAHDALAVLDWVNLYAIAINEENAAGGRVVTAPTNGAAGVIPAVLHYYTRFVPGADAHGVIDFLLTAGAIGMLYKENASISGADVGCQGEVGVACSMSAGALAAVLGGTPEQIENAAEIGMEHNLGLTCDPVAGLVQIPCIERNAMAAVKAINAARIALRGDGSHRVSLDRVIRTMLDTGRDMKVKYKETSRGGLAVNLIEC, translated from the coding sequence ATGTCGCTGAGCGTATTTGACCTGTTCAAAATCGGCATCGGGCCGTCCAGCTCGCATACGGTCGGCCCGATGAAGGCCGCCCTGCGTTTCGCCAGCGCCCTGGAGCGCGCCGGCTTGCTCGCCGCCACCACGCGACTGCGGGTGCAGTTGTATGGATCGCTCGGGCATACGGGCCGCGGTCACGGCAGCGATCGCGCGGTGTTGCTCGGGCTGTCGGGCGAGACGCCCGAGGCGGTCGACCCGGATACGGTTGCGCAGCGGCTCGCCGCCATCGCCGAGCAGAAGACGCTGCACCTGCTCGGCCGACATCCGGTTGCTCTGCATCCGAGAGAGGATCTCGTATTCCACAAGCGTCAGCGCCTGCCGCTGCACCCCAATGGCATGCGCTTCGAGGCTTTCGATGCGACGGGCGGACTGCTGCTGGCGCGTGAGTTTTACTCGGTGGGGGGCGGTTTCGTGCTCACCGCGGACGAAGCCGGCGAACCTCGTATCGATGCCGACGAAACGCCCTTGCCCAACCCCTTCGCCAGCGCCACAGCCCTGCTCGAACGTTGTCGCGTGCGCGGCTGCTCGATTGCCGTCCTCATGCGCGAGAATGAGCGCGTATGGCGTAGCGACCGCAAGATCGACCAGGGTTTGATCGAGATCTGGAACGTCATGCAGGCCTGCGCGGCGCGTGGCATTGCTGCCCGCGGCGAACTGCCCGGCGGCTTGCATGTGCCGCGCCGCGCGCCAGTGCTGCACGCCCGCCTGGCCGCGCAGTCCGGGGCTGCACACGATGCGTTGGCCGTGCTGGACTGGGTCAACCTTTATGCTATCGCCATCAACGAAGAAAATGCCGCCGGCGGCCGCGTGGTCACGGCGCCGACCAACGGCGCGGCAGGCGTGATCCCCGCGGTGCTGCACTACTACACGCGTTTCGTGCCGGGCGCCGACGCGCATGGCGTGATCGACTTCCTGCTCACTGCCGGCGCCATCGGCATGCTCTACAAGGAAAACGCCTCGATATCCGGGGCCGATGTGGGCTGCCAGGGCGAGGTCGGGGTGGCCTGCTCGATGTCCGCCGGCGCGCTTGCAGCGGTGCTCGGCGGCACACCGGAGCAAATCGAGAACGCAGCCGAGATCGGCATGGAACATAACCTCGGCCTGACCTGTGACCCGGTGGCCGGGCTGGTGCAGATACCCTGTATCGAACGCAACGCGATGGCTGCGGTCAAAGCTATCAACGCCGCCCGCATTGCGCTGCGCGGCGACGGCTCGCACCGCGTGTCGCTGGACCGCGTCATCCGTACCATGCTGGATACCGGTCGCGACATGAAGGTCAAATACAAGGAAACTTCGCGCGGCGGACTGGCTGTGAATCTGATCGAATGCTGA
- a CDS encoding ComF family protein has protein sequence MRGIGLLRKGLDVIYPPVCVLCGAPGSAGRALCAACAGGLPQVEHACACCGRPLAPIAGTVCGRCLRRPPPYDAVFAPLRYAEPVDRLIAEFKFRGRLAHATLCAALLIDAAERAGRRPPALLLPVPLHRARLRERGYNQALEMARPLARHWGVRVDAFALRRVRATRAQMQLPARQRLRNLRGAFAVSSRARLPAAVAIVDDVMTTGATAAELARVLRRAGVKRVEIWALARAGEAR, from the coding sequence ATGCGCGGAATCGGTTTGTTGCGTAAAGGGCTGGATGTTATCTATCCGCCGGTGTGCGTGCTGTGTGGCGCGCCGGGATCCGCCGGACGCGCGTTGTGCGCGGCCTGCGCGGGCGGGTTGCCACAGGTCGAGCATGCCTGCGCGTGTTGCGGGCGACCGCTGGCGCCGATTGCGGGCACGGTGTGCGGGCGTTGTTTGCGCCGACCGCCGCCGTACGACGCGGTGTTCGCGCCGCTGCGTTACGCCGAGCCGGTCGACCGGCTGATCGCCGAGTTCAAATTCCGTGGTCGTCTCGCGCATGCGACCTTGTGCGCCGCGCTGCTGATCGACGCTGCCGAGCGGGCCGGACGACGCCCGCCGGCACTCTTGCTGCCAGTGCCGTTGCATCGGGCCCGCCTGCGCGAGCGTGGCTACAATCAGGCACTGGAAATGGCCCGTCCGCTGGCGCGGCACTGGGGCGTGCGGGTTGACGCTTTCGCGCTGCGCCGGGTGCGCGCGACCCGGGCGCAGATGCAACTCCCGGCCAGGCAGCGGCTGCGCAACCTGCGCGGTGCCTTTGCCGTCAGTTCGCGCGCCCGCCTGCCGGCAGCGGTCGCGATTGTCGACGATGTCATGACCACCGGCGCCACCGCAGCCGAGTTGGCGCGCGTGCTGCGCCGTGCGGGTGTGAAACGGGTCGAGATCTGGGCGCTGGCGCGCGCCGGCGAGGCACGCTGA
- a CDS encoding cytochrome b, whose amino-acid sequence MHTSRVGRILHWFIALLVLFQGLLGYSMLHVGWFREHLTTEILIHQQMGLLIFGLSLWMLSIRLFKKARSGNGLNALNARLAEAVHVLLYGLIFIQSAVGIWMMGLLGKGLWFFAWHVALPIHPNPVLVFREVLPIHAAIAESLAGIIMLHTVAALYHHFVLHDDVLRRMSPVNSSDKF is encoded by the coding sequence ATGCATACGAGTCGGGTTGGACGTATTTTGCATTGGTTCATCGCTCTGCTGGTCCTTTTTCAAGGACTTCTGGGTTATTCCATGCTGCATGTTGGTTGGTTTCGCGAACACCTGACTACCGAAATCCTGATTCATCAGCAAATGGGATTGCTCATTTTTGGGTTAAGCCTATGGATGCTTTCGATCCGTTTATTCAAAAAGGCTCGTTCCGGAAATGGTTTGAATGCTTTAAACGCACGCCTGGCGGAAGCGGTGCATGTGTTGCTGTACGGCCTGATTTTCATTCAATCGGCGGTGGGAATCTGGATGATGGGTCTGCTGGGCAAAGGCCTTTGGTTTTTCGCATGGCACGTCGCTTTGCCCATTCACCCCAACCCCGTGCTTGTTTTCAGAGAAGTATTGCCGATACATGCGGCGATTGCGGAGAGCCTGGCGGGCATCATCATGCTGCATACGGTGGCCGCTTTGTATCATCATTTTGTTCTGCACGATGATGTTCTTCGTCGTATGTCGCCGGTGAATTCTTCGGACAAGTTTTGA
- a CDS encoding lipid A biosynthesis acyltransferase — MAALLARLLLRLFGLLPLRINQAVGGALGASIWLLSPKLRRITLTNLALCFPESDPAWRRRTGRRSLIESTRALTEAPWLWRQTPETLRGLLHPSDDLKLLHSAGQHGEAILATPHLGSWEFAGLYLATLRPTTALYRPPRMQALDGLIRAARAHTGSRLVPTTPTGLRALRQALARGEAVGLLPDQTPKGGGGVFAPFFGHPAYTMRLLSTLARRACTPVVLAYFERLPRGQGFRLHSTAATDAIYNADTARAAAELNRCVESLVRQCPEQYLWSYRRFNRYPPGAPDPYATPN; from the coding sequence ATGGCTGCTCTGCTCGCGCGTCTGCTGCTGCGGCTGTTCGGCCTGCTCCCGCTGCGCATCAACCAGGCCGTGGGCGGCGCGCTCGGCGCCTCGATCTGGCTGTTGTCGCCCAAGCTGCGCCGTATCACCCTCACCAATCTTGCGCTCTGTTTCCCTGAATCCGACCCCGCCTGGCGTCGGCGCACCGGGCGCCGCAGCCTCATCGAAAGCACCCGCGCGCTCACCGAAGCGCCCTGGCTGTGGCGCCAGACGCCCGAGACGCTGCGCGGCCTGCTCCATCCCAGCGATGATTTGAAGCTGTTGCACAGTGCGGGTCAGCACGGCGAAGCCATCCTCGCCACCCCGCACCTCGGCAGTTGGGAATTCGCCGGGCTCTACCTGGCGACACTCCGCCCGACCACCGCGCTCTACCGTCCGCCGCGCATGCAGGCTCTGGACGGCCTGATCCGTGCCGCCCGTGCTCACACCGGTTCGCGCCTGGTGCCGACCACGCCGACCGGCCTGCGCGCCCTGCGCCAGGCACTGGCGCGCGGTGAAGCCGTCGGTCTACTGCCGGACCAGACCCCCAAGGGCGGCGGGGGCGTGTTCGCGCCGTTCTTCGGCCACCCCGCCTACACCATGCGGCTGCTGTCTACGCTGGCGCGGCGCGCGTGCACGCCCGTCGTACTCGCGTACTTCGAACGGCTGCCTCGCGGGCAGGGTTTTCGCCTGCACAGCACCGCCGCTACCGACGCCATCTATAACGCTGACACGGCCCGTGCCGCAGCGGAACTCAACCGCTGTGTCGAAAGCCTCGTACGCCAGTGCCCGGAGCAATACCTGTGGAGCTACCGGCGCTTCAACCGCTACCCACCGGGCGCGCCTGATCCTTACGCCACACCAAACTGA
- a CDS encoding SAM-dependent methyltransferase, which produces MTQQHDTRVPASPERDHWNERYAAKEFIWSVQANAFLVAETTDLPAGRALDLAAGEGRNAIWLAERGWQVRAVDFSEIAAEKGQRLAESRGVGERVEFEVADLRVYTPPAASFDLVILMYLHLPHDALFPVLARAADAVAPGGTFLLLGHDASNLEHGHGGPQNPAVLYTPEQIVGTLGDRLEIEQAGVFDRPVDTPAGTRIAKDCLVRARRAD; this is translated from the coding sequence ATGACGCAACAACACGACACGCGCGTACCGGCCAGCCCGGAGCGCGATCATTGGAACGAACGCTACGCCGCGAAGGAGTTTATCTGGTCGGTGCAGGCCAACGCTTTCCTCGTCGCCGAAACGACGGATCTGCCGGCCGGCCGCGCGCTGGACCTCGCCGCTGGCGAGGGGCGCAATGCCATCTGGCTCGCCGAACGCGGCTGGCAGGTGCGGGCCGTGGATTTCTCCGAAATCGCCGCAGAAAAGGGTCAGCGCCTGGCCGAAAGCCGCGGCGTCGGCGAGCGCGTCGAGTTCGAGGTCGCCGACCTGCGCGTCTACACCCCGCCTGCGGCCAGCTTCGATCTGGTCATCCTGATGTATCTGCATCTGCCGCATGACGCGCTGTTCCCCGTGCTCGCCCGCGCAGCGGATGCCGTCGCTCCCGGCGGCACCTTCCTGCTGCTCGGCCACGACGCCTCCAATCTCGAACATGGCCATGGCGGTCCGCAGAATCCGGCCGTGCTGTACACCCCGGAGCAGATCGTCGGCACGCTGGGCGACCGGCTCGAAATCGAACAGGCCGGCGTGTTCGACCGCCCGGTAGACACACCCGCAGGCACGCGCATCGCCAAGGACTGTCTCGTACGCGCCCGGCGAGCGGATTGA
- a CDS encoding SDR family oxidoreductase yields the protein MKPTVLITGANRGIGLEFVRQYVDEGWRVHACCRHPDAANQLYELAGPDVLVHRLDVADAGQITALAGKLRDEPLDLLINNAGVYGPPGARFGALEPEGWLDTLRINSIAPLLMAQAFRNHIEAGGGRTIATLTSKMGSIGDNASGGSYIYRSSKAALNAALYSLSLDLAPHIKVLILHPGWVRTDMGGPSGEIDAVESARRLRGLIADAGPADSGRFTDIDGSTIPW from the coding sequence ATGAAACCCACTGTTCTGATCACGGGTGCCAATCGTGGCATCGGCCTGGAATTCGTGCGCCAATACGTCGACGAGGGCTGGCGCGTCCACGCCTGCTGCCGTCATCCCGATGCCGCGAATCAGCTTTACGAACTGGCCGGACCCGATGTCCTCGTGCATCGACTCGACGTGGCCGACGCCGGGCAGATCACCGCGCTTGCCGGCAAGTTGCGCGACGAGCCACTGGATCTTCTGATCAACAACGCCGGCGTCTACGGTCCGCCCGGCGCGCGCTTCGGCGCACTCGAACCGGAGGGCTGGCTCGATACGCTGCGCATCAACAGCATCGCCCCGCTGCTCATGGCGCAAGCTTTCCGGAATCACATCGAGGCGGGCGGCGGGCGCACCATTGCCACGCTGACCAGCAAGATGGGCAGCATCGGCGATAACGCCTCCGGCGGCAGCTACATTTACCGTTCGTCGAAGGCGGCGTTGAATGCTGCGCTCTACAGCCTGTCGCTCGACCTCGCGCCGCACATCAAGGTGCTGATTCTGCATCCCGGCTGGGTGCGCACGGACATGGGCGGCCCGAGCGGCGAGATCGACGCCGTGGAGAGCGCGCGCCGGTTGCGCGGCCTGATCGCCGACGCGGGCCCGGCCGACAGCGGGCGCTTCACCGATATCGACGGCTCGACGATTCCCTGGTGA
- a CDS encoding ATP-binding protein codes for MNAVVPPKSLTRLTGRAIADYRMIRAGDRILLGLSGGKDSLSLLMLLLHFQRRAPVRFEIGAITVDPQSPEFDPSPLIPYMNELGVPYFYQRERILDLAGEHMDNDSYCAFCARMKRGVMYSTARREGYNVIALAQHLDDLAESFLMSAFHGGRLNTMKAHYVTDAGDLRVIRPLVYARERQTRDFAQAAALPIITENCPACCGRPTQREHMKQLLAREEAEQPRLFRNLLSTLRPLMAAGQPEEA; via the coding sequence ATGAACGCCGTCGTCCCACCCAAATCGCTGACCCGCCTGACCGGTCGCGCCATCGCCGATTACCGCATGATCCGCGCCGGCGACCGCATCCTGCTCGGCTTGTCCGGCGGCAAGGACTCGCTCAGCCTGCTGATGCTCTTGCTGCATTTTCAGCGCCGCGCGCCGGTTCGCTTCGAGATCGGCGCGATCACTGTCGACCCGCAGTCGCCCGAGTTCGATCCGAGCCCGCTGATTCCGTATATGAACGAACTCGGCGTACCGTATTTCTACCAACGCGAGCGCATCCTGGACCTGGCCGGCGAGCACATGGACAACGATTCCTACTGCGCCTTCTGCGCGCGCATGAAGCGTGGCGTGATGTACAGCACGGCACGGCGCGAGGGCTACAACGTCATCGCTCTGGCGCAACATCTGGACGACCTGGCCGAGAGCTTCCTGATGTCCGCCTTCCATGGCGGGCGCCTTAACACCATGAAGGCCCATTACGTGACCGATGCCGGCGACCTGCGCGTGATCCGCCCGCTGGTCTACGCGCGCGAACGCCAGACGCGCGATTTCGCCCAAGCGGCGGCGCTGCCGATCATCACCGAGAACTGCCCCGCCTGCTGCGGCAGGCCAACCCAGCGCGAGCACATGAAACAACTGCTCGCGCGCGAGGAAGCCGAGCAACCGCGCCTGTTTCGCAACCTGCTCTCGACCCTGCGCCCACTGATGGCCGCGGGGCAGCCCGAAGAAGCCTAA
- a CDS encoding GFA family protein gives MIEGGCHCGACRYAVETNALDDVAVCHCSICRRTTGGTHVTWATVPIASFRWTEGEPRRYSAVAGSERHFCPDCGAQMALWTVLSPGTLDISVTTLDHADHYPPNRHIWVGSRLAWVSLDDALAQEDEENYPD, from the coding sequence TTGATTGAGGGTGGATGTCATTGCGGTGCCTGTCGCTACGCGGTCGAGACGAATGCGCTGGACGACGTGGCGGTGTGTCATTGTTCCATCTGCCGGCGCACCACCGGCGGCACGCACGTGACGTGGGCGACGGTGCCGATCGCGAGTTTTCGGTGGACCGAGGGCGAGCCGCGTCGCTATAGCGCGGTCGCCGGCAGCGAGCGGCATTTCTGCCCCGACTGCGGCGCGCAGATGGCGCTGTGGACGGTGTTGTCGCCGGGAACGCTCGATATCAGCGTGACCACGCTGGACCACGCCGACCACTATCCGCCGAACCGGCACATCTGGGTCGGCAGCCGGCTGGCCTGGGTGTCGCTGGACGACGCTCTGGCGCAGGAAGACGAGGAAAATTATCCGGATTGA
- a CDS encoding MurR/RpiR family transcriptional regulator codes for MDESIAQRVTAKISAMPASERKVAQTLIANFPLAGLKTVAEFSRDAGVSAPTVLRFLTRIGFQNYGAFQAALKEELGARLQSPLARSERLGQPINGQTTSTFVRAVEENIAETLAHLGQAEIEATAALLGDKKRTVYLVGGRFTDPVARYAAAHLRIIRPRVVHLDGQESSWHDRLLDMTRADVLVLFDIRRYQPSLLRFAEAAVDRRVVVVLFTDQWLSPLSKLARHVFAAHTSVPSPWDSSAALFVLVELLLARITEKSAPASVQRIRKMERLKPHESSAAAGGKPSSG; via the coding sequence ATGGATGAAAGCATTGCACAACGGGTTACGGCGAAAATCAGTGCCATGCCTGCAAGCGAACGCAAGGTCGCGCAGACGCTGATCGCGAATTTCCCGTTGGCGGGCCTCAAGACGGTCGCAGAGTTTTCCAGGGATGCCGGGGTGAGCGCGCCGACCGTCCTGCGTTTCCTGACGCGCATCGGATTCCAGAACTACGGTGCGTTTCAGGCGGCCCTGAAGGAAGAGCTGGGCGCACGGCTGCAGTCTCCGCTGGCGCGTTCCGAGCGGTTAGGCCAGCCGATCAACGGCCAGACGACCTCGACGTTCGTCCGTGCGGTCGAGGAAAACATCGCCGAAACGCTCGCCCACCTCGGGCAGGCCGAGATCGAAGCCACCGCCGCGCTGCTGGGCGATAAAAAACGCACGGTCTACCTCGTCGGCGGTCGCTTCACCGACCCCGTCGCCCGCTATGCGGCCGCCCACCTGCGCATCATCCGCCCGCGTGTCGTGCATCTCGATGGACAGGAGAGCAGTTGGCACGACCGGCTGCTGGACATGACGCGCGCCGATGTCCTCGTGCTGTTCGACATCCGGCGCTATCAACCCAGCCTGCTGCGTTTCGCTGAAGCCGCGGTGGATCGACGAGTGGTCGTGGTCCTGTTCACCGACCAGTGGCTGTCGCCGCTGTCGAAGCTGGCCAGACATGTTTTCGCCGCGCACACTTCGGTGCCCTCGCCGTGGGATTCCAGCGCAGCGTTGTTCGTCCTCGTAGAGCTTCTGCTGGCCAGAATCACGGAGAAATCGGCACCGGCCAGCGTGCAGCGCATCCGTAAAATGGAGCGCCTGAAACCGCATGAATCCAGCGCTGCCGCCGGCGGCAAGCCGTCATCCGGATAA
- a CDS encoding pirin family protein → MLTLRKAADRGHAVHGWLDSWHSFSFADYYDPRHMGVSALRVLNEDRIAPGAGFPTHPHQDMEILTYVLEGAVEHRDSTGTHGVIRPGEVQRMSAGTGIRHSEMNHSSTELLHLLQIWIQPAERGIAPGYEQRAFPVDERRGRLRLLASPDAAQESVRLHQDVRVYGALLTGDEAVTYSLHDSRIAYVHVARGELTLDGTPLKAGDAASVSGQPLLHLRDGFDAEVLLFDLPKV, encoded by the coding sequence ATGCTGACTCTGCGCAAGGCCGCCGACCGCGGCCACGCCGTGCATGGCTGGCTTGACAGCTGGCACAGCTTTTCCTTCGCCGATTATTACGACCCGCGCCACATGGGCGTGTCCGCGCTGCGCGTCCTCAATGAGGATCGCATCGCGCCCGGCGCCGGTTTTCCCACGCATCCGCATCAGGACATGGAGATCCTCACCTATGTACTCGAAGGCGCGGTCGAACACCGCGACAGCACCGGCACGCATGGCGTGATCCGCCCCGGCGAGGTGCAGCGCATGAGCGCCGGCACCGGCATTCGCCATAGCGAAATGAATCACTCGTCCACGGAGCTGCTGCATCTGCTGCAAATCTGGATTCAGCCTGCCGAACGGGGTATTGCACCGGGTTACGAGCAGCGCGCATTTCCCGTGGACGAGCGTCGCGGACGCTTGCGCCTGCTGGCCTCGCCGGATGCCGCGCAAGAATCGGTGCGCCTGCATCAGGATGTGCGCGTGTACGGCGCGCTGCTCACCGGCGACGAAGCCGTCACCTACAGCCTGCACGACTCCCGGATTGCCTACGTGCACGTCGCGCGAGGGGAACTGACGCTCGACGGCACCCCTCTAAAGGCAGGCGATGCGGCCAGCGTGAGCGGGCAGCCCTTGCTGCATCTGCGCGACGGATTCGATGCCGAGGTTCTGTTGTTTGATCTGCCGAAAGTTTGA
- a CDS encoding DUF805 domain-containing protein — MNWYLDVLRKYAVFSGRARRKEYWFFILFNLIASFIFGVIDGIVGVAMHNDNFSLFGTLYALAVLIPAIAVGVRRLHDTGRTGWWILIGLIPLIGWIVLLIFMVQDSQPGANVYGSSPKEAAA; from the coding sequence ATGAACTGGTACCTCGACGTTCTCAGAAAATACGCCGTGTTCAGCGGTCGCGCGCGCAGAAAGGAATATTGGTTTTTCATCCTGTTCAACCTCATCGCCTCATTCATTTTCGGCGTCATCGACGGCATCGTCGGTGTTGCCATGCACAACGACAATTTCTCGCTGTTCGGCACGCTCTACGCGCTCGCCGTACTGATTCCAGCCATTGCGGTAGGCGTCCGCCGCCTGCACGACACCGGCCGTACCGGCTGGTGGATTCTCATTGGCCTCATCCCGCTCATCGGCTGGATCGTGCTGCTGATCTTCATGGTTCAAGACAGTCAGCCGGGCGCAAACGTCTACGGCTCCTCACCGAAGGAAGCGGCCGCCTGA
- a CDS encoding AGE family epimerase/isomerase yields the protein MKTVPDFRSPAFLREHIRRTMAFYHPRCIDPAGGFFHYFRDDGAIYDTAHRHLVSSTRFVFNYAKAAVAFGEPAYLDAARHGLAYLRDVHRDPATGGYVWTLRAGQPEDRTNHAYGLAFVLLAYASALRAGIAEARPWLNETRDLLETHYWDAAAGLYRDEADAQWHFTTYRGQNANMHLCEALLAAYEATAETFYLDRALTVADHMTRRQAAKTGGIIWEHYDVHWEPDWDYNRDHPRHLFRPWGFQAGHQTEWAKLLLILERHAPRDWQLPTARHLFDTALERAWDADCGGLCYGFAPDGTICDDDKYFWVQAESLAAAAVLATRTGDARYWSGYARIWRYAWAHFVDHEYGAWYRILHRDNRKYSDEKSPAGKVDYHTMGACYTVLELQP from the coding sequence ATGAAGACCGTTCCCGACTTCCGCTCTCCCGCGTTTCTGCGCGAGCACATCCGCCGCACAATGGCTTTCTATCACCCACGCTGTATCGACCCGGCGGGCGGCTTCTTTCACTATTTCCGCGACGATGGCGCGATTTACGACACTGCGCACCGGCATCTGGTCAGCAGCACCCGTTTCGTATTCAACTACGCCAAGGCTGCTGTCGCATTCGGCGAGCCCGCCTATCTCGACGCCGCGCGTCACGGCCTGGCCTATCTGCGCGACGTGCACCGCGACCCCGCCACCGGCGGCTATGTCTGGACGCTGCGCGCCGGCCAGCCCGAGGACCGCACCAACCACGCCTATGGCCTGGCCTTCGTGCTGCTGGCCTACGCCAGCGCCCTGCGCGCCGGCATCGCCGAGGCCCGGCCCTGGCTGAACGAAACCCGCGACTTGCTCGAAACCCATTACTGGGACGCCGCCGCCGGGCTCTACCGCGACGAGGCCGATGCGCAGTGGCACTTCACAACCTACCGCGGGCAGAACGCCAACATGCACCTGTGCGAGGCGCTGCTCGCCGCCTACGAGGCCACCGCCGAGACCTTCTACCTCGACCGCGCGCTCACCGTCGCCGACCACATGACGCGCCGTCAGGCGGCCAAGACCGGCGGAATCATCTGGGAACACTACGACGTTCACTGGGAACCGGACTGGGATTACAACCGCGACCATCCCAGGCACCTGTTCCGCCCCTGGGGTTTCCAGGCCGGTCATCAGACCGAATGGGCCAAGCTGCTGTTGATCCTGGAGCGCCACGCACCGCGCGACTGGCAGCTGCCGACCGCCCGCCACCTGTTCGACACCGCCCTGGAGCGCGCCTGGGACGCGGACTGCGGCGGCCTCTGCTACGGCTTCGCGCCGGACGGCACGATCTGCGACGACGACAAATACTTCTGGGTGCAGGCCGAATCGCTGGCCGCCGCCGCAGTGCTCGCCACGCGCACCGGCGACGCGCGATACTGGAGCGGGTACGCGCGCATCTGGCGCTACGCCTGGGCGCATTTCGTCGACCACGAGTACGGCGCCTGGTACCGTATCCTACACCGCGACAATCGCAAGTACAGCGACGAGAAAAGCCCCGCCGGCAAAGTCGATTATCACACCATGGGCGCCTGCTACACGGTGCTCGAACTGCAACCGTAA